The Microcystis panniformis FACHB-1757 region CAATGGATGGGGGTTATAAGGGATGGAACCCTTATAGAGAAAGGCATTTAGCGATTTTTGTCAATTGTTTTTTATCTAGAGCGAACTAATCAATTAAGTCTCTTGCCAGATAAGGATTTAGTCGATTTATGCCCCCCTATCGAACCATAACAAGTAACGAAGAGCCGTTTTTTTCTGTATATTTTGGCAATATTTATCCAGAAAATTGATAACTATCTCGCTAGTAACTGTTCCCACCTGTGTCTCATAAAATAATTGATTATCTCGTTTCATTATTCCTAAAATATTTAGTCTTTTACCTTCAATTGGTGGTAACTTTATTGTGGTTTTTTCTTCTTGCCAAGCGTAAGGAATGCAAGGCTTTGAATCCCATCCCATTTCATCCAAATATCCTATCTCAATCTCTCCTCTTTTTTCCTGTTTTTTGAGTTCTTCTAAAATAGGTAATTTGACCTCAAGCTCCCACTCATCAGGGGTTTTGCCCACCCCTCTTCTCACCCTTTTCCACCTCATGTTGATTTTTTTTATCAGTCTTTTTATCGTGTCTTTGCTTACGGTTAATTTCCATTCTTCTACAATTTTGATCTGGATTTTTTTTAAGCTTTTTGGTTCTTCTTTTACCCAGTCAATAACTTGTTGGCTTTGTGCTTCTGTCAATTTAGGTTTTCTCCCTCTTCCTCGACGATTATAAAAACCAATTAGTTTTCTATCTTCCCAAGCCGTCAACCAATTATAGATGGTCTTTCTCGTAACTCCAAATATTCCGCTCAATTCTTCTATCGTGGTTCCCTGAAAACTTAAGAGTATACATTTCGCTCGCTCTCTTACTTGATGATGTTTACTAGCTCGATAAATTCTCTCTAGCATTTTCTGGCTCTCGGGGTTTAGGTCTCTAATAAATCTCATTGTATTTTCCTGCTACTTCGTTTCTTCATGTATTATACTTCTTAATTTTTTATTTGGGTAATTAATTTTGCATGACTACTTATCGTCAGATACCTTCAATAAATTAGACCATACAGTCTGGTTAATGTTAAGGGCATGGACAGTATCAAGATGCGGTAAAACGAACTACGAAAAGCTGAGAAAATATTTTAGACCGGGTACAGTTAAACTCAGCAATGGGAAAGAAAGACACGAATCTTGGTTATTCAAAACCAAAGACGGTTTCTATTTATGGAAACATAATTGGACACCAATTGTCAGACATACCTTAGTTCGCCCCGACGCTTCACCCTACGACGGAAATTGGACTTACTGGGCGACCAGAAGAGGACAAGCAATTGACACACCGACTAGAGTAGCCAAACTACTTAAGAAGCAACAAGGCAAGTGTAGCCGATGTGGGCAGTATTTTACCCCATCGGATTTAATTGAAGTTGACCACATTCACCCTCTCAGCTTAGGCGGGAAGGATGAATATAAAAACCTTCAATTACTACACCGCCACTGTCACGATGATAAATCGGCATCTGATGGAAGCCTAAAATCATCTAATTCGACATCACCCGATGTTAATGCAGATAATACAAGGTCAACAAAAAGATGTCAAGTTGTATCCTTAACAAGGGAACAGTCAAACTAGGAGCCGTGTGAGGTGAAAGTCTCATGCACGGTTCTGAATGGGAGGGGAGGTCGGTGACGACCTTCTCGACCCCTAATAGTATGACTCATAGCTGTTATAATTAGATCAATGTCCCAGCCAGGGGAAAAACTATGACAACTCTCGACATTTTACCAGAAGTCACCTGTCCCCCCACCGATTTATGGAGTGATGAACCACCCTTGGAAAGTGATTTACACCTGCAACAGATCATAATTCTCCTCAGTTGTCTAGAATTATTATGGCAAGAGAAAAACGATTACTACGCTTCCGGTAATCTGACTATCTACTATAACGAAGAACAACTGAAAAAGCGGGATTTCTGCGGTCCTGATTTTTTTGTGGTTTTAGATACAGAAAAACGTCCCCGCAAAAGTTGGGTGGTTTGGGGAGAACAGGGAAAATATCCCAATGTAATCGTCGAGATTCTCTCCGATTCTACGGCCAATATTGACCGCAATAAAAAGAAAATTCTCTACCAAAATACTTTTCGCACTCCTAATTATTTTTGGTTCGATCCTAATACCTTAGAATGGCAGGGATTTAGACTAATTGAGGGACAATATCAAGCTATTTCTGCCAATGAGCAGGGTTATCTATGGAGTGAACAGTTAGGATTATATTTAGGCATATTTGACGGGAAACTGCGTTATTTTACCGTCGATGGTCAACTGGTTCCCACTCCCCAAGAAGCTGAATTACAGCAAAGACAAGCAAAGGAACAGATTCTTTTAGAAAGGGAACAGGAACGACAGGCAAAAGAACAGGCTCTTTTAGAAAAAGAACAAGAACGACAGGCAAAGGAACAAGAACGACAAGCTAAGGAAAGATTAGCGGCAAAATTACGAGAATTAGGCATCAACCCCCAGACAATTTAGCCAGTTAAAATTCCCCATTCCTAATTCCTAATTCCTAATTGATAATTTCTCATAGCTGTTATAATTAGATCAATGTCCCAGCCAGGGGAAAAACTATGACAACTCTCGACATTTTACCAGAAGTCACCTGTCCCCCACCGATTTATGGAGTGATGAACCACCCTTGGAAAGTGATTTACACCTGCAACAGATCATAATTCTCCTCAGTTGTCTAGAATTGTTATGGCAAGAGAAAAACGATTACTACGCTTCCGGTAATCTGACTATCTACTATAACGAAGAACAACTGAAAAAGCCGGATTTCTGCGGTCCTGATTTTTTTGTGGTTTTAGATACAGAAAAACGTCCCCGCAAAAGTTGGGTGGTTTGGGGAGAACAGGGAAAATATCCCAATGTAATCGTCGAGATTCTTTCCGATTCTACGGCCAATATTGACCGCAATAAAAAGAAAATTCTCTACCAAAATACTTTTCGCACTCCTAATTATTTTTGGTTCGATCCTAATACCTTAGAATGGCAGGGATTTAGACTAATTGAGGGACAATATCAAGCTATTTCTGCCAATGAGCAGGGTTATCTATGGAGTGAACAGTTAGGATTATATTTAGGCATATTTGACGGGAAACTGCGTTATTTTACCGTCGATGGTCAACTGGTTCCCACTCCCCAAGAAGCTGAATTACAGCAAAGACAAGCAAAGGAACAGATTCTTTTAGAAAGGGAACAGGAACGACAGGCAAAAGAACAGGCTCTTTTAGAAAGGGAACAGGAACGACAGGCAAAGGAACAGATTCTTTTAGAAAAGGAACAGGAACGACAGGCAAAAGAACAGGCTCTTTTAGAAAAAGAACAAGAACGACAGGCAAAGGAACAAGAACGACAAGCTAAGGAAAGATTAGCGGCAAAATTACGAGAATTAGGCATCAACCCCCAGACAATTTAGCCAGTTAAAATTCCCCATTCCTAATTCCTAATTGATAATTTCTCATAGCTGTTATAATTAGATCAATGTCCCAGCCAGGGGAAAAACTATGACAACTCTCGACATTTTACCAGAAGTCACCTGTCCCCCCACCGATTTATGGAGTGATGAACCACCCTTGGAAAGTGATTTACACCTGCAACAGATCATAATTCTCCTCAGTTGTCTAGAATTATTATGGCAAGAGAAAAACGATTACTACGCTTCCGGTAATCTGACTATCTACTATAACGAAGAACAACTGAAAAAGCGGGATTTCTGCGGTCCTGATTTTTTTGTGGTTTTAGATACAGAAAAACGTCCCCGCAAAAGTTGGGTGGTTTGGGGAGAACAGGGAAAATATCCCAATGTAATCGTCGAGATTCTTTCCGATTCTACGGCCAATATTGACCGCAATAAAAAGAAAATTCTCTACCAAAATACTTTTCGCACTCCTAATTATTTTTGGTTCGATCCTAATACCTTAGAATGGCAGGGATTTAGACTAATTGAGGGACAATATCAAGCTATTTCTGCCAATGAGCAGGGTTATCTATGGAGTGAACAGTTAGGATTATATTTAGGCATATTTGACGGGAAACTGCGTTATTTTACCGTCGATGGTCAACTGGTTCCCACTCCCCAAGAAGCTGAATTACAGCAAAGACAAGCAAAGGAGCAGATTCTTTTAGAAAAGGAACAGATTCTTTCAGAAAAGGAACAGATTCTTCTAGAAAGGGAACAGGAAAGACAGGCAAAAGAACAGGCTCTTTTAGAAAAAGAACAAGAACGACAAGCTAAGGAAAGATTAGCGGCAAAATTACGAGAATTAGGCATCAACCCCCAGACAATTTAGCCGGTTAAAATCTGCAAACAGCGATCGATAACCCCTTGAGTTACAATTATCTTGATTTGACTGGACAGACCCGAATGCAACTAACTCCCGAACAATACAAAGAAAAAATGCAGCGCCGCAAGGTTATCCAAGAGGAACGTTTAGCCGAAAAAATTGCTGAAAAAGGTTTAATTATCGTTAATACTGGCGATGGTAAGGGAAAAACCACGGCAGCCCTCGGTATGGTTTTACGTTCCCTCGGTCATGGTTACAAAGTGGCGGTGGTACAATTTATCAAAGGTGCTTGGGAACCTGCCGAACAAAAGATTTTTAGTGTTTGGGGGGAACAAATCGAGTTTTATGCAATGGGGGAAGGTTTCACCTGGGAAACTCAAGATAGAGAAAGAGATATAGAGAAAGCCCAAGAAGCATGGCAAAAAGCCCTAACTTTTCTCGAAAATCCCCAATATAAATTAATTTTACTCGATGAGATCAATATCGCCCTTAAATTCGGCTATCTGGATATTCAGGAAGTTATCGCTGGTTTAGCCCGAAAACCCGCTAATTGTCACGTTATTCTCACTGGTAGAGGAGCTTTACCCGAATTAATCGAGATAGCGGATTTAGTCACGGAAATGAAGTTAATTAAACATCCCTTTCGTCAACAGGGAGTGAAAGCGCAACCCGGCATCGAATTTTAACTACTGCTTAAGCGTTGTACCGTCTCTCCCGACAATAATCGATGAGTTTCGGCGAGAAGATAGGGAATTTTATCAGCGTGGGGACTAGCGGCTAAACAGGCAGTTAAATCGAGTTTTTCCACCTCTTTTGCCTGTTGACCGGGGAACCAATGACCCCCATTCCCCAAGAGATTGTATCTGGCCTTGGCAAAGTCAATCATATCGTAGGCGATAGCGAGATTGCGTAACCAGAGGATAGAACGAATATTGATGTGATTGGGGGTATTTTCCCAGCTAGGTAAACCCAAAGACCAAGTTTTTACCCAATTATCGCCTAAACAGTTGATCATCTCTCCTTGCAATCTCTCGATAATTGCCGGTAAAATCTCCTCGGATCGATCGAGTAAGGGTAAAGTTTTCAGGTGTTCATCAAAATCTCTGGCTTGCGCAGTACCGATACTCAGGGTATGAACGGCCCGATGACTGAGACAGAATAGGTCATTAAAAACCATCGGACTGAGAGGAGAACAGAGCGCGACGAGCTTAGGGGGAGGATTGTAGAGATGGCCGCCCTTATCGGAGGGACTAATGATAAAAACGCCCATATCGTGCTGTTTTGCCGCTTCTATGGCTGGCCAGTTATTCTGAAAAATATAGTACCAGTGCAAATTGACGTAATCATAACAATTTGTTGCAATAGTCTTGACAATTACATCAGTTGGTGCATGGGTGGAGAAACCGATAAAACGAACTTTTCCCTGTTGCTGTAATTTTTTCGCCCCTTGCCAACAACCGCCCTCGGCCATAGTGTCATCGAGAATTTCAGCCGTGTTGATGCCATGGATACCCAACAAATCCACATAATCTAACCGTAAAAATTGCAGGGATTGCTCAAATTTACGGCGAAATTCCCGCACATCTTGACTAGGAGAAACTTTCGTCTGCACGATAATCTTTTCCCTCGGTAGTTGCGGCAAAATTTTGCCCAATTGCATCTCGGAAGTGCCGTAACCCCTAGCGGTTTCGATGTGATTAATCCCCACTTCCAGAGATTTATTAATGATTGCCTCTAAATTGCCTTGATTCTCGTCGGGAATTTGCGACATTGGCAAATCCTGCCACTGAAATTGATAGCGCATTCCCCCACAGGAAAACACCGGCATTTGTAGATTAGTGCGACCGAAACGACGATACTGCATATATTCAGTTATCAGTTATCAGTTATCAGTTATCAGTTATCAGTTATCAGTTATCAGTTATCAGTTATCAGTTATCAGTTATCAGTGGGGAGGTGGGTGACCACTTCGTGCGCGTTGCGGGGGGTTTTGGGGTATTAGTTGAAACTGGGAGCATCTCATTTATACAAGTGAGTAATTATACTTATCCATAAAACTGGTTTCTAGCAAGGCTTTCAAAATAGCTTGACATAAAAACCTGATTTAGGGGTTACAAAGGTGAGATGCTCCCGTTGAAACTTCCCTATTTCCCCATTCTCCCATTCCCTGTTTCCTGTTCCCTAAATTTAATCGGGTAAAGTGAGGATTTCGACACCAGTTTCGGTGACGGCGATGGTGTGTTCAAATTGGGCCGAAAGCTTACCATCTTTAGTAATAGCAGTCCAACCGTCTTTTAAGACAATATGTTGCCAGGTTCCCTCATTAATCATTGGTTCAATGGTGAATACCATGCCGGGGCGAATTGTTTTGCCTTTGCCGCGAATGCCGTAGTGGGGAACCTGCGGACCGGTGTGAAAAACATTACTGATACCATGACCGACAAAATCTCTAACCACTGAAAATCCCTCTCCTTCGGCGTATTCTTGGATAGCGGCGCCGATATCGCCGATTTTACCCCCCGGCTGCACCGCATCTATGCCTCTTTGCAGACATTCTCTAGTCACTTCCACTAACTTTTTGGCCAAGGGGGAGGGAGTACCGACAAAGAAAGTCTGGGAGGTATCGCCGTGATAACCTTCTAAAATCGGGGTGACATCAATGTTAATAATATCGCCGTCTTTGAGGATTTGATCGGCGCTGGGGATGCCGTGACAGATAACCTCGTTAATGCTAGTACATATGGACTTAGGAAAGCCATGGTATCCTAGGGGCGCACTTTTGGCTCCATGGGCGCAGGTCCAACGTTCTGCCTCGTCATTGATTTCTAGGGTACTTACCCCCGGTTTAACCATATCGGCCAGATGGTCTAACAGTTTAGCCGCTAATCGTCCGGCTCGACGCATTTTTTCAATTTCCCGGGGAGAGAGTAAGGTGATGGTATCGTTGCCCATGAATTATCCGACTGTTAAGAAAGATTCTTGTTACATTTCTTATCCTAGCAAAATCGGGCAGCGTTATGGTTTAGGGGGTTGGGTTATAGGAGCGGGAAGTGGGGAAGTAGGGTGTGGGGAAGTGGGGAAGTGGGGAAGTGGGGAGAACAAAGCTGCCTTTTGCCTTTTGCCTTTTGCCTTTTGCCTTTTGCCTTTTGCCTTTTGCCTTTTGCCTTTTGCCTTTTGCCTTTTGCCTTTTGCCTGTCCTGATATGTAGCGCATACTCAACGGATTTAGTATCAGACCCTACAGATAAACGTTTTTGTTGTCCTTTTGTCCATCAGTTTGATGTATTTTCGATAACATTCAACTTTAGAATTCTTAATTATATATATCAACTTTTTTTGAAATGATATTATGTAGTTATTGACTGATAACGGGGACAGAGACAATGAGTAAAAGCGACAAAAATTCTGTGAAAATGGTATTTTCTGCGTTAAGTATTTTGATAATTAGCCTACTGCCGGCCTGTGGCATAGGGGAATCTCCAGCTAATAAATCAATTAAAATTGATGGTTCTAGTACCGTATACCCGATTACCCAGGCCGTGGCCGAGAAATTCAAAAGCAGTCAACCGGGTACAGCAGAAGTGAGCGTAAAATTTTCGGGAACCTCAGGGGGATTTCGGGAATTCTGCGAAGGAAAAACTGATATTAGTAATGCCTCTCGACCGATTCAAGCCGATGAGATGTCCCTGTGTAATCGCTATGGCGTAAGATATATTGAATTACCCGTGGCTTTTGATGCCTTAACTGTAGTCGTTAATCAGGAAAATAACTGGATTGATAGCATTACCCTAGAAGAATTAAAGAAAATGTGGGAACCGGCTGCTGAGGGTAAAATTACCAATTGGAATCAAATCAGACCGGAATTCCCCAATAAACCCCTAAATCTCTTTGGTGCAGGCCAAGATTCCGGAACTTTTGACTATTTTACCGAAGCTGTGGTCGGTAAATCCGGTGCTAGTCGTAAGGATTATGTAGCCAGCGAGGATGATAACACTTTAGTCCAGGGAGTCAGTCAAGATCCGAATGCTCTTGGTTACTTTGGACTAGCTTATTATGAACAAAATCCCCAAAAATTGAAAGCTTTAGGCATTGATAGCGGTAAAGGGGCGATTGTACCCTCTAGAGAAACCGTAGTTAACTCCCAATATCAACCCCTTGCTCGACCTTTATTTATCTACGTCAATGCGGAGAAAGCGCAAAAAAGCCGAGCTTTACAGGAATTTGTGGAGTATTACCTCGATAATGCCGAGAGTATTGTTAAAGAAGTCGGTTATATCCCCCTAACGGATGAACATTACCATTTAGCCACAGTCACCTTCTTTAACGGTGAAGTGGGAACGGTTTTCGGAGGACAATCGCAATTTGATGTCACCCTAGCGGAATTATTGCGGCAAAAAGCCAAGTTTTAGAGGAGAGCGTTGGGGAGATAATTGCTTTCTCTCCCCAAACAATTGCGATTTTTTAACCAAATCGACCGCTAATATATTCTTTTGTTTTCTCGTGAGTTGGTTCTTGAAACATAATTTTAGTTTGTCCAAACTCCATCAGTTCACCCAAATACATAAAAGCTGTGTAATCAGAAATCCGGGCTGCCTGTTGCATACTGTGGGTGACGATTAAAATGGTAACTTTTTCCTCTAATTTACCAATTAGTTCTTCTATACTATTAGTGGCGATTGGATCGAGAGCGGAAGTGGGTTCATCAAAGAGGATAATTTCAGGATCTGTAACTAAAGCGCGGGCAATACAGAGACGTTGTTGTTGTCCCCCCGATAAATCGTAGGCACTGGTGTTGAGACGATCCTTGACTTCATCCCACAAAGCGGCACCGCGCAAAGCTTCTTCTACTTTATAATCGATAAACTCCCGTTTTTTTTCGCCCCTAACCCGCAAACCGTAGGCGACATTTTCGTAAACAGATTTCGGGAAAGGGTTCGGTTTTTGGAAAACCATACCAATCCGCATCCGCACCTCGATCGGATCGACCTTGTGATCTAAAATATTGACGGTATCGATATAAATACCCCCTTCGTAGCGATTAGCGGCATAAAGGTCGTGCATTCGATTAAAACAGCGCAAAAGCGTCGTTTTACCGCAGCCAGAGGGGCCAATTAGAGAGGTGACTTGTCTTTCGGGAATGGTGAGATTGATACTTCGCAAAGCGGGTTTATTGGTGCCAGCGTAGTAAAAGTCAAGGTTTCTCACCTCGGCTTTTGGTTGAAATTCTTTGATATTAGACATCATCGAGGGAAAAATAGAGTTTACCATTTGATACCTTTGCGGAAACGATAGCGGAGATAGATAGCTACAGCGTTCATCCCGAGAGTCATCACAATCAACACTGTACCAGCGGCGGCTGCATTGACTTCAAATTCTGGCTCTGGACGAGAAACCCAGTTAAACATCTGGATAGGCATAACTGTAAAGGGTGCTTTTAGCCAATTAAAGTTAATAAAGGGAAAATTTGCTTGTAAAGGAGCATCGGGTAGAAAGGCAATAAACGTGAGCGCACCAATAGTAATCACGGGAGCCGTTTCTCCAATCGCTCTGGAAAGTCCGATGATCACACCGGTTAGGATACTACCGAAGGAGTAGGGAAGAATATGATCGGCGACTACTTGCCATCTACTTGCTCCCACGGCATAGGCCGCTTCCCGGAGACTGTTGGGTATTGCCCGAATTGCCTCTCTGGTGGTGACAATAACCACAGGTAGGATCAGCAAAGCTAGGGTTAAACCGGCGGCAATAATACTTTGTCCGAGATTGAATTGATAGACAAATAAACCGAGGGCGAGTAAACCATAGATAATTGAGGGAACACCCGCTAAATTAGTGACGTTAATCTCAATAATTGCTGAAAGCCAATTTTTCTTACTATATTCTTCCAGATAAATTCCCGCCGCAATACCGAGAGGAATCGCAATCAAGGCTGTTACCAACATCACTAGCAAGGTTCCCACCCAAGCGGAAAGAATACCAGCTTCTTCAGGGTGACGACTAGGAAAAGAAGTAAAAAACTGGGGGGTAATGCGCGGCAACCCTGCCATCATCATCTGGGCAATCAGGATAAAGAGAATTAGGGTAGAAACAAAAATAATCAACAACCCTAAGCCAGAAAATACAGTGCTAATCAGCTTGCGCCTTTCAATATTAGCTCTTAAATTCGATAATTGTTCTTTTTCCATGATTAGTAAACCTCCCGATATTTTTTGGCGAGGAAATAACCGATAATATTAAAGATTAAAGTCAAAATGACTAGCATAATACCGGCGGCAAAAATTGATTGATACTCGATCGAACCGTGGGGTAAATCGCCTAAACTAACCTGAACAATATAAGCGGTAATGGTGGCCGCTTCACTAAAGGGATTGAAGGTTAAATTTGGCTGTAATCCTGCGGCGATCGCTACAATCATCGTTTCTCCCACGGCCCGGGAAACTCCTAAAATATAAGCGGCACTAATACCAGAAATAGCGGCAGGCAAAACCACATTTAAAGCAGTTTGTAAACGAGTTGCTCCGGTAGCGTAGGAACCTTCCCGGAGGGTCAAAGGTACGGCACGCATGGCATCTTCACTGATGGAACTAATCAGGGGAATAATCATTAATCCCATGACCAAACCAGCACTGAGCATATTAAATGAAGGCAAGTCAGGCAAAAAAGTTTGTAGGAAAGGTGTGACATTTAAAAAGGCAAAATAACCATAAACTACTGTCGGTATAGCCGCTAATAATTCTAGACAAGGTTTAACCACTTCTCGCAGACGCGGGGGGGCAAATTCACTGAGATAAATAGCGGCAATTGTTCCCAAAGGAACAGCGACAAACATCGCCACGATCGAAGTGGTTAAGGTTCCCGAAAGTAGCGGTATAATACCATAACGAGGATCGGCAAAAAGCGGACTCCAAACCGTATCGGTTAGGAATTGAATCAGGGGAACTTTCTCGAAAAAATGCACGGATTCTAGAATCAAAACCTCCATAATGCCGATAGTGGTGGCCACAGAGGAAAAAGCCGCCAAAAATAGAATAACTTCAATAATAGTCTCTTTGAGGTTGCGAATCTTTTTGGGAGTAGCTGCCTGAATCCAGACACTCTCTGATTTAATTGCTGGTTTAGTCATGCTTTAAATATCTAGTTGCTGGGTTTTTTAATTCAACTCCAAAAATGGGGAAGATAATCGCTTCCCCATTCCATTTATTGGCAGATAAGCAACTATTCTTTA contains the following coding sequences:
- a CDS encoding Uma2 family endonuclease yields the protein MTTLDILPEVTCPPTDLWSDEPPLESDLHLQQIIILLSCLELLWQEKNDYYASGNLTIYYNEEQLKKRDFCGPDFFVVLDTEKRPRKSWVVWGEQGKYPNVIVEILSDSTANIDRNKKKILYQNTFRTPNYFWFDPNTLEWQGFRLIEGQYQAISANEQGYLWSEQLGLYLGIFDGKLRYFTVDGQLVPTPQEAELQQRQAKEQILLEREQERQAKEQALLEKEQERQAKEQERQAKERLAAKLRELGINPQTI
- a CDS encoding Uma2 family endonuclease, with product MTTLDILPEVTCPPTDLWSDEPPLESDLHLQQIIILLSCLELLWQEKNDYYASGNLTIYYNEEQLKKRDFCGPDFFVVLDTEKRPRKSWVVWGEQGKYPNVIVEILSDSTANIDRNKKKILYQNTFRTPNYFWFDPNTLEWQGFRLIEGQYQAISANEQGYLWSEQLGLYLGIFDGKLRYFTVDGQLVPTPQEAELQQRQAKEQILLEKEQILSEKEQILLEREQERQAKEQALLEKEQERQAKERLAAKLRELGINPQTI
- the cobO gene encoding cob(I)yrinic acid a,c-diamide adenosyltransferase, with translation MQLTPEQYKEKMQRRKVIQEERLAEKIAEKGLIIVNTGDGKGKTTAALGMVLRSLGHGYKVAVVQFIKGAWEPAEQKIFSVWGEQIEFYAMGEGFTWETQDRERDIEKAQEAWQKALTFLENPQYKLILLDEINIALKFGYLDIQEVIAGLARKPANCHVILTGRGALPELIEIADLVTEMKLIKHPFRQQGVKAQPGIEF
- a CDS encoding aldo/keto reductase, with the translated sequence MQYRRFGRTNLQMPVFSCGGMRYQFQWQDLPMSQIPDENQGNLEAIINKSLEVGINHIETARGYGTSEMQLGKILPQLPREKIIVQTKVSPSQDVREFRRKFEQSLQFLRLDYVDLLGIHGINTAEILDDTMAEGGCWQGAKKLQQQGKVRFIGFSTHAPTDVIVKTIATNCYDYVNLHWYYIFQNNWPAIEAAKQHDMGVFIISPSDKGGHLYNPPPKLVALCSPLSPMVFNDLFCLSHRAVHTLSIGTAQARDFDEHLKTLPLLDRSEEILPAIIERLQGEMINCLGDNWVKTWSLGLPSWENTPNHINIRSILWLRNLAIAYDMIDFAKARYNLLGNGGHWFPGQQAKEVEKLDLTACLAASPHADKIPYLLAETHRLLSGETVQRLSSS
- the map gene encoding type I methionyl aminopeptidase, producing the protein MGNDTITLLSPREIEKMRRAGRLAAKLLDHLADMVKPGVSTLEINDEAERWTCAHGAKSAPLGYHGFPKSICTSINEVICHGIPSADQILKDGDIINIDVTPILEGYHGDTSQTFFVGTPSPLAKKLVEVTRECLQRGIDAVQPGGKIGDIGAAIQEYAEGEGFSVVRDFVGHGISNVFHTGPQVPHYGIRGKGKTIRPGMVFTIEPMINEGTWQHIVLKDGWTAITKDGKLSAQFEHTIAVTETGVEILTLPD
- a CDS encoding PstS family phosphate ABC transporter substrate-binding protein; protein product: MSKSDKNSVKMVFSALSILIISLLPACGIGESPANKSIKIDGSSTVYPITQAVAEKFKSSQPGTAEVSVKFSGTSGGFREFCEGKTDISNASRPIQADEMSLCNRYGVRYIELPVAFDALTVVVNQENNWIDSITLEELKKMWEPAAEGKITNWNQIRPEFPNKPLNLFGAGQDSGTFDYFTEAVVGKSGASRKDYVASEDDNTLVQGVSQDPNALGYFGLAYYEQNPQKLKALGIDSGKGAIVPSRETVVNSQYQPLARPLFIYVNAEKAQKSRALQEFVEYYLDNAESIVKEVGYIPLTDEHYHLATVTFFNGEVGTVFGGQSQFDVTLAELLRQKAKF
- the pstB gene encoding phosphate ABC transporter ATP-binding protein PstB — its product is MVNSIFPSMMSNIKEFQPKAEVRNLDFYYAGTNKPALRSINLTIPERQVTSLIGPSGCGKTTLLRCFNRMHDLYAANRYEGGIYIDTVNILDHKVDPIEVRMRIGMVFQKPNPFPKSVYENVAYGLRVRGEKKREFIDYKVEEALRGAALWDEVKDRLNTSAYDLSGGQQQRLCIARALVTDPEIILFDEPTSALDPIATNSIEELIGKLEEKVTILIVTHSMQQAARISDYTAFMYLGELMEFGQTKIMFQEPTHEKTKEYISGRFG
- the pstA gene encoding phosphate ABC transporter permease PstA codes for the protein MEKEQLSNLRANIERRKLISTVFSGLGLLIIFVSTLILFILIAQMMMAGLPRITPQFFTSFPSRHPEEAGILSAWVGTLLVMLVTALIAIPLGIAAGIYLEEYSKKNWLSAIIEINVTNLAGVPSIIYGLLALGLFVYQFNLGQSIIAAGLTLALLILPVVIVTTREAIRAIPNSLREAAYAVGASRWQVVADHILPYSFGSILTGVIIGLSRAIGETAPVITIGALTFIAFLPDAPLQANFPFINFNWLKAPFTVMPIQMFNWVSRPEPEFEVNAAAAGTVLIVMTLGMNAVAIYLRYRFRKGIKW
- the pstC gene encoding phosphate ABC transporter permease subunit PstC, with protein sequence MTKPAIKSESVWIQAATPKKIRNLKETIIEVILFLAAFSSVATTIGIMEVLILESVHFFEKVPLIQFLTDTVWSPLFADPRYGIIPLLSGTLTTSIVAMFVAVPLGTIAAIYLSEFAPPRLREVVKPCLELLAAIPTVVYGYFAFLNVTPFLQTFLPDLPSFNMLSAGLVMGLMIIPLISSISEDAMRAVPLTLREGSYATGATRLQTALNVVLPAAISGISAAYILGVSRAVGETMIVAIAAGLQPNLTFNPFSEAATITAYIVQVSLGDLPHGSIEYQSIFAAGIMLVILTLIFNIIGYFLAKKYREVY